The Phacochoerus africanus isolate WHEZ1 chromosome X, ROS_Pafr_v1, whole genome shotgun sequence genome has a segment encoding these proteins:
- the LOC125117924 gene encoding paraneoplastic antigen-like protein 5 has protein sequence MAVTLLEDWCKGMDLDPRKALLIVGIPVECSEAEIKETVKAGLHPLCTYRVLGRMFRREDNAKAVFIELADTVNYAMIPREIPGKGGAWEVVVKPRSSDDEFMNRLNYFLKDEGRRMVDVAKTLGYSTPTEGMEPEASDQVRSPALQPLKESVWYRKLRVFSGSTFPGPDEDSFEGWLEHVTELMPLWQVSEVEKRRRLLESLRGSALSVVRVLRANDESMTVEQCLDALKQIFGAKEDCRTSQFKFLQTFQKSGEKISSFLLRLEPLLQKAVQKSPLSVRSTDMIRLKHILARSCMSTSLRAKLELLDQRSRAPTFLELMQVIRDEEEWEATMGLTKERQVGRGHRASGRPVLVEAGVPMPQVVVQTGPFNESSTQTIQEGISLSLKRRRMSCCYGSGEEGPSQAACPSVENQAPAKQKPQFAAAESGNEMGAGAMSHPEP, from the coding sequence ATGGCTGTGACATTGTTGGAGGATTGGTGCAAGGGGATGGACCTGGACCCCAGGAAGGCCCTGCTGATTGTGGGGATCCCCGTGGAGTGCAGTGAGGCTGAAATTAAAGAGACCGTGAAGGCAGGCTTACATCCCCTGTGCACCTACAGGGTGCTGGGCAGAATGTTCAGAAGGGAAGATAATGCTAAGGCAGTTTTCATTGAGTTGGCTGATACTGTCAATTATGCTATGATTCCCAGAGAGATACCAGGAAAGGGAGGTGCCTGGGAAGTGGTTGTGAAACCCCGCAGCTCAGATGATGAGTTTATGAATAGACTCAACTACTTCCTGAAAGACGAGGGCCGGAGAATGGTAGATGTGGCCAAGACCCTGGGATATAGCACTCCCACTGAGGGCATGGAGCCAGAGGCCTCGGATCAGGTCAGGTCACCAGCCTTGCAGCCTCTGAAAGAAAGCGTGTGGTACCGAAAACTCAGAGTGTTTTCGGGAAGCACTTTCCCAGGCCCAGACGAAGACAGCTTTGAAGGCTGGCTGGAGCACGTCACTGAGTTGATGCCACTCTGGCAGGTGTCAGAGGTCGAGAAGAGGCGCCGTCTGCTGGAGAGCCTTCGCGGCTCTGCCCTGTCCGTCGTGCGGGTGCTCCGGGCCAATGATGAATCTATGACCGTGGAGCAGTGTCTGGACGCCCTGAAGCAAATTTTTGGGGCTAAAGAGGACTGCAGAACCTCGCAATTTAAGTTCCTCCAGACCTTCCAGAAATCGGGAGAGAAAATCTCTAGTTTTTTGCTACGGTTAGAGCCCCTGCTGCAGAAAGCCGTGCAAAAGAGCCCCTTGTCAGTGAGAAGCACAGACATGATTCGCCTGAAACACATCCTGGCTCGGTCCTGCATGAGCACCAGCCTCCGGGCCAAGTTAGAGCTCCTGGATCAGCGAAGCCGTGCTCCCACTTTCCTCGAGTTAATGCAGGTCATTCGAGATGAAGAGGAGTGGGAGGCCACCATGGGCCTGACGAAGGAGAGGCAAGTGGGGAGGGGCCACAGGGCCTCCGGCAGGCCGGTGCTGGTGGAAGCCGGTGTCCCAATGCCTCAGGTCGTGGTGCAGACGGGGCCCTTTAACGAGAGCAGCACTCAGACCATCCAGGAAGGGATTAGCCTGTCCCTGAAGCGCAGGCGCATGTCATGCTGCTACGGTAGTGGGGAGGAAGGCCCCAGCCAGGCAGCGTGTCCTAGCGTGGAGAACCAAGCTCCAGCGAAACAGAAGCCTCAGTTTGCAGCAGCAGAGTCGGGAAACGAGATGGGGGCTGGGGCAATGAGCCACCCCGAGCCCTAG